Proteins found in one Brachyspira murdochii DSM 12563 genomic segment:
- a CDS encoding ATP-dependent Clp protease ATP-binding subunit yields the protein MFQFHLTSKAKKVIELYAQEEAKRLNHDMVTPEHILLGLLHESEALATRVLLRLKIDLDRLKLELESAMVKSSSTKVFGTLPTAPRVQKLISRSAEEARALSHNYIGTEHLLLGLLREEGGTAYNVLTSMGLELTILRQEILKMLGVAGSSISSSEQTHQDETVKKVKTPTLDQFARDLTKLARDKALDKVIGRENEVMRVVQILSRRKKNNPILLGEPGVGKTAIVEGLAEKIVSADVPDILLKKRVLTLDLSSVVAGTKYRGEFEERIKNIVLEIKKANNIIIFIDELHTLIGAGGAEGALDAANMLKPALSRGEIQCIGATTINEYKKYIEKDGALVRRFQPINVEEPSIEDTIEILNGIKSKYEEHHKVKYTDEAITAAAVLSKRYIFERHLPDKAIDLIDEAGSRARLMNMTRPQEFKDLEKKIEELNQDKKNAVDNQNFEEAAKIRDEITALQEELSKKEEKWREEREKIETYIEEDDIRHVISEITNIPIKRLLNSESKRLIGMEDELHQKVVGQKEAIASISRAIRRSRAGLKTSKRPLGSFIFLGPTGVGKTALAKVLSEFMFGDSDALIRIDMSEFMEKFAVSRLIGAPPGYVGYEEGGGLTEKVRRKPYSLILFDEIEKAHPDVTNILLQVLEEGQLTDNFGRKVDFSNTIIIITSNLGARDIVKGSSLGFNAVGSEKDTNDIKNFALEELKQNFNPEFLNRIDDIIVFHTLTKDDLKDIINIMLKELNEAIKERNIVINLTEEAKSYIIDKGFDKKYGARSLRRAIQKEIEDYVSTEILFGNIEEGDIINVDANDGSLIFSYTKSVKTEDKELSKS from the coding sequence ATGTTTCAATTTCATTTAACAAGTAAAGCAAAAAAGGTTATAGAATTATATGCTCAGGAAGAGGCTAAAAGATTAAATCATGATATGGTTACTCCAGAGCATATTCTTTTGGGGCTTCTTCATGAATCAGAGGCTTTGGCTACACGTGTTTTACTTAGATTGAAAATTGATTTGGACAGATTAAAACTTGAGCTTGAATCTGCTATGGTTAAATCTTCATCTACAAAAGTATTTGGTACATTACCTACTGCTCCTAGAGTACAAAAACTCATAAGCAGGTCGGCAGAAGAGGCTAGAGCTTTAAGCCATAACTATATAGGTACAGAACATTTACTTCTTGGACTTTTAAGAGAAGAGGGCGGTACAGCATATAATGTACTTACAAGTATGGGGCTTGAACTTACTATATTAAGACAGGAAATATTAAAAATGCTTGGTGTAGCTGGAAGCAGTATATCTTCTTCAGAGCAGACTCATCAAGATGAAACAGTAAAAAAAGTAAAAACTCCTACATTAGATCAGTTTGCCCGCGATTTAACTAAACTAGCACGTGATAAGGCTTTGGACAAAGTTATAGGAAGAGAAAATGAAGTTATGAGAGTAGTACAGATTCTCTCAAGAAGAAAAAAGAATAATCCTATACTTTTAGGTGAGCCAGGTGTAGGTAAAACGGCTATAGTTGAAGGTTTGGCAGAGAAAATAGTATCTGCTGATGTGCCTGATATACTTCTCAAAAAACGAGTATTAACTCTTGATTTGTCATCTGTTGTTGCAGGTACTAAATATAGAGGTGAATTTGAAGAGAGAATAAAAAATATAGTTTTGGAAATTAAAAAAGCTAATAATATAATAATATTTATAGATGAGCTTCATACATTAATAGGTGCGGGAGGAGCTGAGGGTGCTTTAGATGCTGCTAATATGTTAAAACCTGCTCTTTCACGCGGTGAAATTCAATGTATAGGAGCTACTACAATAAATGAATATAAAAAATATATAGAAAAAGACGGTGCTTTGGTTAGAAGATTTCAGCCTATCAATGTTGAAGAGCCTAGCATAGAAGATACTATAGAAATATTAAATGGTATAAAATCAAAATATGAAGAACATCATAAAGTAAAATATACTGATGAGGCTATTACAGCAGCTGCTGTTTTAAGTAAAAGATATATTTTTGAAAGACATTTGCCTGATAAGGCTATAGATTTGATAGATGAGGCTGGTTCAAGAGCAAGGCTTATGAATATGACAAGACCTCAGGAGTTTAAAGATTTAGAAAAGAAAATAGAAGAGCTTAATCAGGATAAAAAGAATGCTGTTGATAATCAGAACTTTGAAGAGGCTGCTAAAATAAGAGATGAAATTACAGCTTTGCAGGAAGAGCTTTCTAAAAAAGAAGAGAAATGGCGTGAAGAAAGAGAAAAAATTGAAACTTATATAGAAGAAGATGATATAAGACATGTAATATCAGAAATAACTAATATACCTATAAAAAGACTTCTAAACTCAGAAAGCAAAAGACTTATAGGCATGGAAGATGAACTTCATCAGAAGGTTGTAGGTCAAAAAGAGGCTATAGCTTCTATATCAAGAGCTATAAGAAGAAGCAGAGCAGGACTTAAAACTTCTAAAAGACCGCTTGGAAGTTTTATTTTCTTAGGACCTACTGGAGTTGGAAAAACTGCTTTAGCTAAAGTGCTTTCAGAGTTTATGTTCGGAGACAGCGATGCACTTATAAGAATAGATATGAGTGAGTTTATGGAAAAATTTGCTGTAAGCAGACTTATAGGAGCTCCTCCGGGATATGTCGGTTATGAAGAAGGAGGCGGACTTACTGAAAAAGTAAGAAGAAAACCTTATTCTCTTATACTTTTTGATGAAATAGAAAAAGCTCACCCTGATGTTACTAATATACTTTTGCAGGTGCTTGAAGAGGGGCAGCTTACTGATAATTTTGGAAGAAAGGTTGATTTTTCTAATACTATCATTATAATAACAAGTAATTTAGGTGCCAGAGATATAGTTAAAGGCAGCTCTTTAGGATTTAATGCAGTTGGAAGCGAAAAAGATACTAATGATATCAAAAATTTTGCCTTAGAAGAATTAAAACAAAACTTTAATCCGGAGTTTTTAAACAGAATAGATGATATTATAGTTTTCCATACCCTCACTAAAGATGATCTTAAAGATATCATTAATATAATGCTTAAAGAATTGAATGAAGCTATTAAAGAAAGAAATATAGTAATTAATTTGACTGAAGAAGCCAAAAGCTATATTATAGATAAAGGCTTTGATAAGAAGTATGGTGCTAGAAGTTTAAGAAGAGCTATACAAAAAGAGATAGAAGATTATGTGAGTACAGAAATATTGTTTGGTAATATAGAAGAGGGTGATATTATTAATGTTGATGCTAATGATGGCTCTTTGATATTTTCTTATACTAAGTCAGTTAAGACTGAAGATAAGGAATTATCCAAAAGTTAG
- a CDS encoding RNA polymerase sigma factor yields the protein MIETKEKELLKDYELIEAHKKGDSEALDLLLTRYKNYIFNLSYRFMHNYEDAMDLTQDVLIRVYKAIDRYEERNYFKGWLYRIISNTAINMYSKAYRRESPYLEKLEVVDDKRYNTEKEYERIYLQEKIYNASRKLKGKQRDVFILRYYENYSYKEIADILNISSDSAKSNYSYALKKMKSLLEKERTLL from the coding sequence ATGATAGAAACTAAAGAAAAAGAATTATTAAAAGATTATGAACTTATAGAGGCACATAAAAAAGGCGACAGCGAAGCATTAGACTTATTATTAACTAGATATAAAAATTATATATTTAATTTATCATATCGTTTCATGCATAATTATGAAGATGCTATGGATTTAACACAAGATGTACTTATACGTGTTTATAAAGCTATAGACAGATATGAAGAACGTAATTATTTCAAAGGCTGGCTATACCGTATAATAAGCAATACCGCTATAAACATGTATTCTAAGGCTTATAGGAGAGAGTCGCCTTATTTGGAAAAATTAGAGGTAGTAGATGATAAGAGGTATAATACCGAAAAAGAATATGAGAGGATATACCTTCAGGAGAAAATATATAATGCCTCTAGAAAATTGAAGGGAAAACAGAGAGATGTCTTTATATTGAGATATTATGAGAATTACTCATATAAAGAAATAGCAGATATTTTAAATATATCAAGCGATTCGGCTAAGAGCAACTATTCTTATGCCCTTAAAAAAATGAAATCGCTATTAGAAAAAGAAAGGACTCTTTTATGA
- the clpX gene encoding ATP-dependent Clp protease ATP-binding subunit ClpX, with product MKKKNNEEAKENQEKYKDRDDAFRAYFEIITKIVYTLNLISDRNDMTRRLSSNIDRALGYEDEMTSNNEKAVNNANEVDLLVNSLKSDVRKISGFKKYNFNIEKFITERELNLDERFILYSVLVYTIYGDSMSAISIRRILELITLNSDIYINKYHYFDPKGKLMSSGIFTLSHEPYPSGGILEISNTLITFINSKIIFAFLEKENYSIIEGVINSEEVIRKYTSENKASGKKKSSDILTPKEIVAELDKTVIGQDEAKKALAVHAYLHCLRISGNKEIPFRSNILMIGPTGVGKTYLVKTLADILGLPFARADVTTLTETGYVGDDVEVVLYNLYRKANGDLEHAQHGIVFLDEVDKIAKADAHQSTTGNPSDKAVQEALLSMMNGEDIRVPEFGDRRMMHSSDGILMNTKNILFIFGGAFVGLDDIIKMRLKGENSLGFGSNAVINKLQKDRILSQVDVKDIEKYGMIPEFIGRIPIIVTLNELTKENLKDILTKTKESPIIKYTEFFRSIGKKLTVTSEAINFIVDKASSMNMGARSLKSIVETAMVNILFNLDGIKGNTLTLTKYDIECAFNEKEAVNSGNDKKKTDGSNKNFVKESYMA from the coding sequence ATGAAGAAGAAAAATAATGAAGAAGCTAAAGAAAATCAGGAAAAATACAAAGACAGAGACGATGCTTTCAGGGCATATTTTGAAATAATTACTAAGATAGTTTATACATTAAATTTGATATCCGATAGAAATGATATGACTAGAAGATTATCAAGCAATATTGACAGAGCTTTAGGGTATGAAGATGAAATGACTTCTAACAATGAAAAAGCTGTTAATAATGCCAATGAGGTTGATTTGCTTGTTAATTCATTAAAGAGTGATGTAAGAAAAATATCTGGTTTTAAGAAATATAATTTTAATATAGAAAAATTTATAACTGAAAGAGAACTTAATTTAGATGAGAGATTTATATTATATTCAGTTTTAGTATATACAATTTATGGGGATTCTATGTCTGCCATATCTATCAGACGTATATTAGAACTTATTACTCTAAATTCAGATATATATATAAATAAATATCATTATTTTGACCCTAAAGGTAAATTAATGTCAAGCGGTATATTTACATTATCTCATGAACCGTATCCAAGCGGCGGCATATTAGAGATATCAAATACGCTTATAACATTTATTAACTCTAAAATCATTTTTGCTTTTTTGGAGAAAGAGAATTATAGTATTATAGAAGGAGTTATAAACAGCGAAGAAGTTATAAGAAAATATACATCAGAAAATAAGGCATCAGGTAAGAAAAAATCATCAGATATACTTACACCAAAAGAAATAGTAGCAGAACTTGATAAAACAGTTATAGGTCAGGATGAGGCTAAAAAGGCATTGGCAGTACATGCATATCTGCATTGCCTTAGAATAAGCGGAAATAAAGAAATACCTTTTAGGTCTAATATACTTATGATAGGACCTACAGGTGTTGGAAAAACTTATTTGGTAAAGACATTAGCCGATATTTTAGGACTTCCTTTTGCACGTGCCGATGTTACTACACTTACAGAAACAGGATATGTAGGAGATGATGTAGAGGTTGTTTTGTACAATCTATATAGAAAGGCTAATGGAGATTTGGAGCATGCTCAGCATGGTATAGTATTTTTAGATGAAGTTGATAAGATAGCGAAGGCAGATGCACATCAGTCTACTACCGGCAACCCTTCAGATAAGGCTGTTCAGGAGGCTTTGCTTTCTATGATGAATGGAGAGGACATAAGGGTTCCGGAGTTCGGAGATAGGCGTATGATGCATTCAAGCGACGGCATACTTATGAACACTAAAAATATATTATTCATATTCGGCGGTGCTTTTGTTGGGCTTGATGATATTATAAAAATGCGTTTGAAAGGAGAAAATAGTTTAGGTTTCGGTTCTAATGCAGTTATTAATAAACTTCAAAAGGATAGAATATTAAGTCAAGTTGATGTTAAAGATATAGAAAAATATGGTATGATACCGGAGTTTATAGGAAGAATACCTATAATAGTAACTTTAAATGAGCTTACTAAGGAAAATTTAAAAGATATCTTGACAAAAACTAAAGAATCTCCTATCATAAAATACACGGAATTTTTTAGAAGTATAGGTAAAAAACTTACTGTAACTTCAGAAGCTATTAACTTTATAGTTGATAAGGCTTCTAGTATGAATATGGGGGCAAGGTCATTAAAAAGTATAGTAGAAACAGCAATGGTCAATATACTTTTTAATTTGGACGGTATAAAAGGCAATACTCTCACTCTTACTAAATATGATATAGAGTGTGCGTTTAATGAGAAAGAGGCAGTAAACTCAGGAAATGATAAAAAGAAAACTGACGGTTCTAATAAGAATTTTGTCAAAGAAAGTTATATGGCCTGA
- the rimO gene encoding 30S ribosomal protein S12 methylthiotransferase RimO yields the protein MKNIYLHSLGCEKNTVDGEHILAILQKNGFNVTNNPEDADVIVINTCAFIEDSKKESIDAIFDHSMYKKYGKCKRLIVSGCMSERYKDNFLDMFKEVDAAIGIHDLEKILEAVNKDGFYDGEDNTEYKEYGDRINTGSKYSVYIRISDGCHANCSFCAIPGIRGDHRSRKIEDIVKEAENYARNGAKEINLIAQETTYYGHDIYKRLALPDLLKELSKIEGIEWIRVLYQNPVVLNNDIIKAFFTIDKVVPYFDIPLQHVDEEILKDMNRGKRAYKFYRNMINRIRSYDENAVIRTSLIVGFPGETKESFKKLIKFVRSAKIDRVGVFTYSEEENTKALTIDKPKISRNKKMMLRERLMRAAIEVSEERLERFIGKTIDVLIEEKEDDNKFIGRSKYDAPEVDGCVEVYNENNYDINIGDIVKVNITHHTEYDLIGDLVK from the coding sequence TTGAAGAATATATATTTACATAGTTTGGGCTGCGAGAAAAATACGGTTGACGGAGAGCATATATTAGCTATATTACAGAAAAACGGATTTAATGTTACCAATAATCCGGAAGATGCTGATGTTATAGTTATAAATACTTGTGCTTTTATAGAAGATTCAAAAAAAGAATCAATTGATGCTATATTTGACCATTCTATGTACAAAAAATACGGAAAATGTAAAAGACTTATAGTATCCGGCTGTATGAGTGAAAGGTATAAAGATAATTTTCTTGATATGTTTAAAGAGGTTGATGCTGCTATAGGTATACATGATTTGGAAAAGATATTGGAAGCTGTAAATAAAGACGGTTTTTATGACGGAGAAGATAATACCGAATATAAAGAGTATGGGGATAGAATAAATACTGGTTCTAAATATAGTGTTTATATAAGGATAAGTGACGGCTGTCATGCTAATTGCAGTTTTTGTGCTATACCCGGTATTAGGGGAGATCATAGAAGCAGGAAGATTGAAGATATAGTTAAAGAGGCAGAGAATTATGCTAGAAATGGTGCTAAGGAGATTAATTTAATAGCACAGGAAACTACATATTACGGACATGATATTTATAAAAGATTAGCTTTGCCGGATTTGCTAAAAGAACTTTCAAAGATTGAAGGTATTGAATGGATAAGGGTATTATATCAAAATCCTGTTGTACTAAATAATGATATAATAAAAGCATTTTTTACTATAGATAAAGTTGTTCCTTATTTTGATATACCTTTGCAGCATGTTGATGAAGAAATACTTAAAGATATGAATAGAGGAAAAAGAGCATACAAATTTTACAGAAATATGATTAATAGAATAAGAAGCTATGATGAAAATGCTGTAATAAGAACTTCTTTAATAGTAGGTTTTCCGGGTGAAACCAAAGAGAGTTTTAAGAAGTTAATAAAATTTGTGAGAAGTGCCAAAATAGATAGGGTAGGGGTGTTTACATATTCCGAAGAGGAGAATACAAAAGCATTGACTATAGATAAGCCTAAAATAAGCAGAAACAAAAAAATGATGCTTAGAGAGAGACTTATGAGGGCTGCTATAGAGGTTTCTGAAGAGAGGCTTGAAAGATTTATAGGAAAAACTATAGATGTATTGATAGAAGAAAAAGAAGATGATAATAAGTTTATAGGAAGAAGCAAATATGATGCCCCAGAGGTTGACGGCTGTGTTGAGGTTTATAATGAAAATAATTATGATATAAATATAGGTGATATAGTTAAAGTAAATATCACTCATCATACAGAATATGATTTAATAGGTGATTTGGTTAAATAG
- a CDS encoding helix-turn-helix domain-containing protein gives METIGQILKNAREKKGLTIEELEASTHIVARFIKALENEEFDVLPGEIYVKGFIKNLSDKLSLDANMVLERYNLQKNGIKSEQDLLKNTKSSKNVKKVKENTEQDNSKEKENQTPAKESLKDAINTEKNEEKTIKETNKKNKNMNSNNAEADLLFMAKRDLYKLRNKNKSVIPTIIIILAVIVVLAVIFVNRNNILGFFTPSKKQNRNETEISKNIVDSKARQSVKVGDIIYFKPLGISATIRFNTIGNVVHININGQDLSFSKSNPIILDLNGNGINDFKISVIEVYDNSATVEMERLEENQMVNTGYNTEIDQAELNSTNYNNTVSTNLLVINGETYIEQDTEKVDIRIEITAKHFVYVRYFIDSNRPATTNLLSGKTLYLEAKDVVMLTIGNAGEVVVKVNGKVINVGGAGETVNKTIKWVKNLNDSTRYNLIMSDTK, from the coding sequence ATGGAAACTATTGGTCAAATATTAAAGAATGCTAGGGAAAAAAAAGGGCTTACAATAGAAGAATTAGAGGCTTCTACTCATATAGTTGCTAGATTTATAAAAGCATTGGAAAATGAGGAATTTGATGTACTGCCAGGTGAGATATATGTTAAAGGATTTATAAAGAATCTAAGCGACAAATTATCATTAGATGCCAATATGGTTTTGGAGAGATATAATTTACAGAAAAACGGCATAAAATCAGAACAGGATCTATTAAAAAATACTAAAAGCAGTAAGAATGTAAAAAAAGTAAAAGAAAATACTGAACAGGATAACAGTAAAGAAAAAGAGAATCAGACGCCTGCAAAAGAAAGTCTAAAAGATGCCATAAATACAGAAAAAAATGAAGAAAAAACTATAAAAGAAACAAATAAAAAAAATAAAAATATGAATTCTAATAATGCCGAAGCAGATTTACTTTTTATGGCAAAAAGAGATTTGTATAAATTAAGAAATAAAAATAAATCTGTAATTCCTACAATTATTATTATACTTGCTGTAATTGTAGTTCTTGCTGTTATATTTGTTAATAGAAATAATATATTGGGCTTTTTTACTCCAAGTAAAAAACAAAACAGAAATGAGACAGAAATATCTAAAAATATAGTTGACAGTAAGGCAAGACAGAGTGTTAAGGTAGGAGACATTATATATTTTAAGCCTCTAGGCATATCAGCTACTATAAGATTTAATACTATAGGTAATGTTGTTCATATTAATATAAATGGTCAGGATTTATCATTTTCTAAGAGCAATCCTATAATATTAGATTTAAACGGAAATGGTATAAATGATTTTAAGATAAGCGTTATAGAAGTATATGATAATTCTGCCACAGTTGAGATGGAAAGGCTTGAAGAAAATCAGATGGTTAATACAGGTTATAATACAGAAATAGATCAGGCAGAATTAAACAGTACAAACTATAATAATACAGTTTCTACTAATCTTCTTGTTATAAACGGTGAAACTTATATAGAGCAGGATACAGAAAAAGTTGATATTAGAATAGAGATAACTGCTAAGCATTTTGTATATGTAAGATATTTTATAGATTCCAACAGACCTGCTACAACAAACCTTTTAAGCGGAAAGACATTATATTTAGAAGCTAAAGATGTTGTTATGCTTACTATAGGTAATGCTGGCGAGGTAGTAGTTAAGGTTAATGGAAAAGTTATTAATGTGGGCGGTGCTGGAGAGACTGTTAATAAGACTATAAAATGGGTTAAGAATCTTAATGATTCTACTAGATATAATCTTATTATGTCAGATACTAAATAA
- a CDS encoding LolA family protein gives MKKIILFIILLSLSLSSIAYTQIMTPERVVSMISNRFSKINGFSANFVERNGEKLSYGKLITKNPNLFKMEYTSGANGQSIYCNGETLWIIFPRNNVVAEQKLNYGDSGAIYTAEGILRLTSKFNIDFYNERELVSVNSFKDSELGIAKYNSASYAGNDNRRAYHMLLTSKQASVDRTGFTKIHLWVDDTGMIIRILGITTTNVPVEYLFTSIRYNPKYEDGNKDFEPVIEENMQVLKDGLVPNN, from the coding sequence ATGAAAAAAATAATACTTTTTATTATACTATTATCTCTATCATTATCTTCAATAGCATATACTCAAATAATGACTCCCGAAAGAGTTGTCAGCATGATATCCAATAGATTTTCAAAAATAAACGGGTTTTCAGCTAATTTTGTAGAGCGTAACGGAGAAAAATTGTCATACGGCAAATTAATAACTAAAAATCCAAATCTATTTAAAATGGAATATACAAGCGGTGCCAACGGACAGTCAATATACTGCAACGGAGAGACTTTATGGATAATTTTTCCTAGAAATAATGTTGTAGCAGAGCAGAAACTTAATTACGGCGATTCCGGAGCTATTTATACAGCGGAAGGTATATTAAGATTAACGAGTAAATTCAATATAGATTTTTATAATGAACGCGAATTGGTATCTGTTAATAGTTTTAAAGACTCAGAACTCGGCATTGCAAAATACAATAGTGCCTCTTATGCCGGCAATGATAACAGAAGAGCCTATCATATGCTTTTGACTTCTAAGCAGGCCAGTGTGGATAGAACAGGCTTTACAAAAATACATCTATGGGTAGATGATACTGGTATGATTATAAGAATATTAGGCATAACTACAACTAATGTTCCAGTAGAGTATTTATTTACAAGTATAAGATATAACCCAAAATATGAAGACGGAAACAAAGATTTTGAACCAGTAATAGAAGAAAATATGCAAGTATTGAAAGATGGTTTAGTACCAAATAATTAA
- a CDS encoding rhodanese-like domain-containing protein, translating into MRKYLLCFALILGFLLMISSCSKNGYDNINMKKALDLISKSTNLVLLDVRTPEEYMSGSAPNSINIDVLNTDFTSKVNLLDKNKEYIVYCRSGNRSAIASAIMFTNGFLHVYNLANVNYADFVNAVLTNQN; encoded by the coding sequence ATGAGAAAATATTTATTATGTTTTGCCTTGATTTTAGGATTTTTATTAATGATATCATCATGTTCCAAAAACGGCTATGATAATATTAATATGAAAAAGGCATTAGATTTAATTAGCAAATCTACAAATTTAGTTCTTTTGGATGTAAGGACTCCTGAAGAATATATGTCTGGAAGTGCTCCTAATTCTATTAATATTGATGTGTTAAATACTGATTTTACAAGCAAAGTAAATCTTTTAGATAAAAATAAAGAGTATATAGTTTACTGCAGAAGCGGGAATAGGTCTGCAATAGCATCTGCTATAATGTTTACTAATGGTTTTCTTCATGTTTATAATTTGGCTAATGTTAATTATGCAGATTTTGTAAATGCTGTATTAACTAATCAGAATTAA
- a CDS encoding DMT family transporter encodes MFINQKTKAYAGTIFSVLIWGVTFISTKILLNDFSPIEILLSRFVLGFILLMIIYPKNNKIYSKKEEALFAAAGITGITLYYLFENMALNYSLASNVGILVAVGPLFTGIFSSLILKEKLRINFIIGFIFAIVGISVITFNGKFILKINPLGDMLAILAAVMWGIYSVLIKMIGDMGFHSVTITKKTFMYGIIFMIPIMFFMGFDVNISDYIKPINIINFLFLSFAACTLCFIAWTYSTKILGAVKNNTYIYFIPIITLIASKIILNENITIFALIGVVLILLGVIISESNLASFLLKKNNNI; translated from the coding sequence ATGTTTATTAATCAAAAAACAAAAGCCTATGCTGGAACTATTTTCAGCGTATTAATTTGGGGTGTAACCTTTATTTCTACAAAGATATTATTGAATGATTTTTCACCTATAGAAATTCTTTTAAGCAGATTTGTATTAGGCTTTATACTTTTAATGATAATATATCCTAAAAACAATAAAATATATTCAAAAAAAGAAGAAGCATTATTTGCAGCTGCCGGAATAACTGGAATAACGCTTTACTATCTATTTGAAAACATGGCATTAAATTATTCTCTTGCTTCAAATGTAGGAATCTTGGTTGCAGTTGGTCCTCTATTCACTGGTATTTTTTCATCTTTAATATTAAAAGAAAAATTAAGAATAAATTTTATTATAGGATTTATATTTGCAATAGTTGGAATATCAGTTATAACATTTAATGGAAAGTTTATATTAAAAATAAATCCTCTTGGAGATATGCTGGCTATTCTTGCTGCTGTTATGTGGGGGATTTATTCTGTACTTATAAAGATGATAGGAGATATGGGATTTCATTCTGTTACAATAACAAAAAAGACATTTATGTACGGCATAATATTTATGATACCAATAATGTTTTTTATGGGGTTTGATGTTAATATTAGTGATTATATAAAACCTATAAACATTATAAACTTTTTATTTTTATCATTTGCAGCATGCACTTTATGCTTTATAGCTTGGACATATTCTACTAAAATTTTAGGTGCTGTAAAAAATAATACTTATATATATTTCATACCAATAATAACTCTTATAGCTTCAAAAATAATATTAAATGAAAACATTACAATATTTGCTTTAATAGGAGTAGTATTAATATTATTAGGTGTTATAATATCAGAGTCAAATTTGGCATCTTTTTTATTAAAGAAGAATAATAATATTTGA
- a CDS encoding endonuclease III domain-containing protein, with product MNDNDIHPIMKELTKVTKEMPMPVVTEIKIITNRDAYKILISTMLSLRTKDPTTRDASMRLFEKAGSPKDMLKLTEEEIAKLIYPVGFYKVKAKNILEVSKMIIDDFGGKVPDEIDELLKLKGVGRKVANLVVTEAFDKDGICVDTHVHRISNRFGYVHTKTPEETEFALRDKLPKEYWRIYNDTLVVYGQNLCKPISPLCSKCTVSQYCDYFKNEYKDKKSSKKSK from the coding sequence ATGAATGACAATGATATTCACCCAATAATGAAAGAACTTACTAAAGTTACAAAAGAAATGCCTATGCCTGTTGTAACTGAAATAAAAATAATTACAAATAGAGATGCTTATAAAATTTTAATATCTACAATGCTTTCTCTAAGAACAAAAGACCCTACTACAAGAGATGCTTCTATGCGTTTGTTTGAAAAAGCAGGCAGTCCTAAAGACATGCTAAAACTCACAGAAGAGGAAATAGCAAAACTTATATATCCTGTAGGTTTTTATAAAGTAAAGGCAAAAAATATACTTGAAGTATCAAAAATGATTATAGATGATTTCGGCGGAAAAGTACCTGATGAAATAGATGAACTTCTTAAACTTAAAGGTGTTGGAAGAAAGGTTGCCAATTTGGTAGTAACTGAAGCATTTGATAAGGACGGAATATGTGTTGATACTCATGTGCATAGAATATCAAACAGATTTGGTTATGTTCATACAAAAACACCTGAAGAAACTGAGTTTGCCTTGCGTGATAAACTTCCTAAAGAGTATTGGCGTATTTATAATGATACTTTGGTAGTGTATGGGCAGAATCTATGCAAGCCTATTTCTCCTTTATGCTCTAAATGCACTGTATCACAGTATTGCGACTATTTTAAAAATGAATATAAAGATAAAAAGTCTTCTAAAAAAAGTAAATAA